The sequence TCCAAAGGCACTTCAAAGAGATACTTAGACAATGAGAAAAGGAAGGATATCTTGGGTGGGGGTGACCGAAGGTTCTATTACAGCTGTGAATTTTAAAGGTGCTGAGGGGGATGGAAAGTCAAAGAGGTTTAACAAAAGCATAAATGTTTGGTGAACTGACAGAAGACACAGGGTTGGGATAAGGGGGTCATTTTCAAGATGGAAACCTGGAACTAGTGGAATACCACTGGGATCAGTGcaggggccacaattatttatcatatatattaatgacttggatgtagaAGGTGAATGTTCTACAGCTAAGTTTTcagatgaaacaaaaatagatgTGAATGTAAGTGGTGAGGGTGACACAAAGAATCTACAAAGGGATATGAATAGGTTAAGTGAATGGCAAAAACTCGGCATTtggaatataatatgggaaaatgtgaggttatacactttggcaggaagactaGAAGAGCTAAATAatataaatggggaaaggctgcagaaagctacagcactAAGAGATTTGGGAGTACTCATGCAAAAGCCTAGCATACAAGTACAGCAGGGAATGGGGATGATAAATGAAATATTTGTCTTTACTTCAAAGGAAATAGAGGATTGCTATAGGGAGACTGTGTGACAGCCATACAAGACACTAGTCAGAGTACAACTGGAATATAGTGAACAGGtttagtctccttatttaaggaaagctacactggcattggaggcattcCAGGGATGGTTCACTAAGCTGATCCTGGGTATAGAGAGATTGTGATGATGAGAATTAGGAGAGGTTGAGCAGGTTGGGCCTGTGCTCATTGGCAGTCAGAAAAATAGCAgagactttattgaaacatagaagatcCTTCCAGGAATTGACCCTGTAGaggcagaaaggttgtttccctttgtggggcAATCTATATTCAGAGGACATCATCTCAGAGTGAGGGGAACACCCatttatgacagagatgaggaggaattctttCTCTTGGAGGGGAGCGAATCTGCAGGATTCTTTACAACAGAGAGCTGGGACATGAAGTATATTCAAAActaagatagacagatttttcatgagtaatggaatcaagggaagtgaagttgaggattatcacgTCAGCCACGATCGAATTGAAATGTCAGACCCCTCTTCCTATTAAAAACAAGGCTGCAAAGCAGCTGTAATATCCTGGGGGGTGGTCTAGGTGAGAATGGGACCTCTGCTCCTCAGCAGTGCCACACCTCAGTAATGGCCACTGCCAGGACTGCAACAAAGTGCATGGTTGAAGAAGACATGGGTCTGAGAGCGAGGCAACACAAAGGTGTTGGAAATTGGTGGGGGTTGGAGGGGAAGGGTAGAGTCACAGAGGTGGGGCTTTGGAGGAAAGGCGGTAAGGACAATGGATAGGTATTATCCTGGCTGGGGGTAAGGTGGAGCCCCCGATCAAAGAGGACACTCTCCCCAAACAATGATCCTCCACTTTCTTTGAAAcagtgcaattttaaaaaaacactcaaTCCTGCCCACGTGCCCATGCCCACTGCATTGTGGTGTGGGCAACAATTGATTCACTCATTTGACTTGGTAACAAATCTATTCACCATTTCTCATTGATGTAAAATTGGTGGGCGGACTGTCGATTTCATGTTACAGGGGCATCTGTAGGGGGGGGATTGGAATGGAAGGGGGTGATGTTGCCAACTCCCGTATCTTACTTGTTAGCGGAGAACGGGAGATGACACAGATATTGTTCCCAGTGGTGGATGGGTCGGGGAAGAGGAGAAGGTGACAGGAGATTTGGCAGAGGTGGAAGTAGGCAGTTTGTGTGATTGAGTGGGAAGTTCACTCAGGATGGAGCCTGGTTCAGTCTCTGTGAGGGGGCTGGAGCGACACTAAGGGAGCCTTGGTAATGAACTTGAAGCAGAGATACTTAAACACCCTCACCATGATGATGAGCTGATCTTTGTTGAAAGTAGACACAGCAGACAAGAATGACTCAGACAATATTGGGTGGAACAGTAATATCTGTCTCTGAATTCTTAGATGTTTTTAGAACTTCACAATAATCAAAAGTGAGGAACATTGGTGAGGTAAAacaaccatttcaaaaaaagaaGTGAATTACAATTTTAAAAGTTCTGAATGAAATATAGCAATTGAGTGGCTAAGCCTTCTGCAAGGGTACAGGGGTTGACAGAAGACATAGTGAGAAATTAAATGTCCTTTTGTAAAGTGACGCGAATGTTACTGAATAATTTGCCCAGGGCTTCATAAAAGGGGTCACAGAAGGTGTGAATGCAGAGAGAGTAGAGCCTACTGAAGCACTGCATTTCAATCACAAAACTCTTGATGCAGGGCACAATGGTCCAGATGTGGCAGAAGGAGAGGCAGGCAAAGTAGAGACCCCAGCACACAGACAGGGGGACTCCACAGAGAGCAGAGAGTATCCGATAGCACCAGTATTTTGACACAGTGAAGGTTGCGACGCTGACTTTCCACACACCGTCTAAGCTGTGAATTCCTTCGGGCTCTGCAATCACATCTTCAAAATCTATCTGCGGACACAATAAAAATCACATTTTCAGACTCCAGGTGTTAAACTCTGAGCCTCCGTTCAACCTGTTTGCTCCAAGTTTAGTTTTAAAACAATGGACACGTTTTTGGGGAGATGAGCATACACCTTTGGTTTGTTTAAGTACTTGAATGCATTTTGATGGCAATGAGGATCAAGCATGTTGATTGAGGGAATTGGAGTAATTTTCTTATTTTGTTACCAGTTAAGGCCAACTTTCCTGGGAAATAATGACCTGCTGATTAAATTATATTTCAAATTTTAAAGCATTTTAAATGTTAGAAGAGATGGATAGTTCTGTTTGTTTTGCAGAGCCAACTACTACTAGGTAATGACTGGGTCAAGTGTTGTAATCAATTCTTTTTACACTGGTTTAAGGTTCTGTTTGGTTAAGAGTCACGGAGGATTAGCCACTGGCGAGTCTTAATAAGAAGAGGCACTTGTCTTAACAAAGTGTAGTTTATTGCACTGGAGCAATGGGTGGAAGTTGCATTGTCTAGTATGACAGATCCAGATCTGACCCCATCATGATAGTTAATAGTAGAATAATTAATGTAGTAAGCACAACTAATGACAACAGCCAGACCCCACTGTTGGCATTGCATTTGGTAGAAAAGAAACTTTACTTTGGTTAAACTCTCATTGACTGTAGCCATTGGGTGGATTTCCACACTAGCACTTTATTGAACTGTGTTAAGTTTGCCCATTTTCTGGTAGACCTATTTGGTTGGGTATGGTAACCTTGCTTGAGCAGCTATCAAATGGTTTGGCCACCAGGGAAACAATGCCCCTTTTGCTAATTTCCTCAAGTTGCCTCTGAACTTGATTTATGAAGGGTTCCAGAATCTTCCTGGGTTTGCAAAAGTACAATGAATTTGATTTCTTCCTTAACATGATGCTTCATTCTGTATTGAACTAAatacaatcatagaatctctacagtgcaaatagaggccattcagcccattgcattGGTGCAGAAGAGCATACCATCCAGATCCAGCCCTCTCCACCCTGTCCCTCTAgttctgcatttcccatagctaatccacctagcctgcacatccctggacactgtgaagcattgccaatccacctaacctgcacatctttgcaacgtgggagaaaaccagagcattctgaggaaacccacgcagacaagaggagaatgtgaaaactctacacagtcacccaaggctggaatggaacctgggtcAGTGGCGGTGTAagacagcagcactaaccactgtccCACTGTGCTACCCCAAATTTGCCTAAAATTTAGGGTAAACCACCTCAAAGGAACTTTCACTCCTCAGTTCCTCTTTTTTCTCGACTGTTTGATTATAATTGAAGGCAAAACACATCTTCCTGCTCAAGATTGAGGTTTCCTGATAATGAATATGTATTCTATCTGAATGTAATGTTAATATTGGTGCATATGTTTAATGTTGACAGTTATGCCATCTGTACCACGTAGCTTCATTTCTGTAGATTAAAATTCCTGTTTCTTCAACCATGGTTTTTGATATTCATCCTGTCAGACTCCAGATTTCCCCGAAGGATGCCTCAGTAATCTTTTCTAATGTTATAGCTTCATAgggatctacagcacagaaaaagacctttTGGCCGCTGTGTCCACCTcggtcaaaaacaactgcctaattattctaatcccgttttccaacacttggcccatagccgtGTATGCCTGGTCTTGCAAGTGTATGTCTAAATACTTCTAAAATGTTCTGAGAGTTTAGTGGTGATTGCTGTCCTGAATTGAGTTATTTGCATATCTAGTCACCACCATTTTTGTTTCTCTGAAAGTGTGCCCTACCTCTGTACATCTCCTAGAGGCGACCTATCATTTTACAGATGCTTTAGTCTTTTGTCATAACTGGCCATTGCTTCTGCTGTGGGGACTGTTTGTGCCACAGTGTTGACATTGACTCTTAGTATCTGCTGTTTGATCTACTCTCT comes from Chiloscyllium punctatum isolate Juve2018m chromosome 12, sChiPun1.3, whole genome shotgun sequence and encodes:
- the LOC140483486 gene encoding caveolin-1-like isoform X2 yields the protein MEKKLPAMTETGSDSSPKFKNGITKEIDLVNRDPKQINEDVVKIDFEDVIAEPEGIHSLDGVWKVSVATFTVSKYWCYRILSALCGVPLSVCWGLYFACLSFCHIWTIVPCIKSFVIEMQCFSRLYSLCIHTFCDPFYEALGKLFSNIRVTLQKDI
- the LOC140483486 gene encoding caveolin-1-like isoform X1, whose translation is MPMAGGNSEQAMTETGSDSSPKFKNGITKEIDLVNRDPKQINEDVVKIDFEDVIAEPEGIHSLDGVWKVSVATFTVSKYWCYRILSALCGVPLSVCWGLYFACLSFCHIWTIVPCIKSFVIEMQCFSRLYSLCIHTFCDPFYEALGKLFSNIRVTLQKDI